A window from Leptotrichia sp. oral taxon 215 str. W9775 encodes these proteins:
- the metH gene encoding methionine synthase, giving the protein MTSNNNYDNNDINKHYKESYSLLKNDLDSKIVMIDGAMGTMIQQQKLTAEDFGGEKYEGCNDYLVLTKPEVIKNIHKTYLKAGSDIIETNTFGALDIVLKDYDLENKSFEMNKAAAEIVNKAIKEYREENPEEKRNLYVAGALGPSNKSISVTGGVTFNELIHSYYTAISGLLEGGVDIILFETIQDTRNLKAAYLGFQKATSEKYPVPLMLSFTIESTGTTLAGQTADAFYYAVNHMNPLSIGLNCATGPEFMTQFLKTLNNVSDTYISVYPNAGLPNEEGVYEETPDTLAAKIEPFFQEKLLNIVGGCCGTTPQYIEKIKAKSINYEPRSIKEHQDTKNAVSGLITLNPPADRPIYVGERTNVIGSRIFKNLIANEKFDEATEVARLQIKGDADVIDICLANPDRDEISDMKSFLEKVAKFAKVPIMLDSTDINVIKEGLTYLQGKGIINSINLEDGEKKFADMSELIKKFGASVVVGLIDESGMAVSLERKLEVARRSYKLLTEKYGIDERDIIFDTLVFPVATGDQKYIGSATSTIEAIREIKKEMPNVKTILGVSNISFGLPIAGREVLNSYYMQKAYEAGLDYAIVNTEKLINMSDISDREKELSEALLFNTNDDTVAEFVAFYREKKGVEKKADTSNMTPEEQIANLVVEGSKKDLVPLLDKLLEKYTPLEIINGPLMTGMDEVGRLFNKNDLIVAEVLQSAEVMKASVSHLEQFMEKSDSATKGTVIMATVKGDVHDIGKNLVGIIIGNNGYNVIDLGINTPAEKIREAIITEKADFVGLSGLLVKSAAEMVNTVAVLRDAGINIPIFVGGAALTEKFTINKIEPSYENNIVIYSKDAMTALADLNKMIVPEKFEEFKGYLQSRRELMLVKDEKALERLNVRQTFGESAETFDYSKIKKPEYDFEKIYKPETLNKQIITNINAKDVFKYMNLQMLIGKHLGMKWVISDLLSKKDPKAMKIYNEILDIINHGDEYFDIKAVYKYYPCRKNGEKIEILSDDLSEVLETFEFPRQTWGQYLSLNDYIHPTEIDYIGMFVASAGEKSRIVSNELISKGEFYRGHLVNSLGLELAESVAEYVHTIMRKDVGIIDKDISIDDVLKAKYQGNRYSFGYPACPDLSDQEKLFGLLKPERFGIKLTEGYMMYPEASVSAIVFSQPFCKYFNI; this is encoded by the coding sequence ATGACTAGTAACAATAACTATGACAATAATGACATAAATAAGCACTACAAGGAATCCTACAGTCTTCTTAAAAATGATCTGGATAGTAAAATCGTTATGATTGACGGGGCTATGGGAACAATGATACAGCAGCAAAAACTTACTGCCGAAGACTTTGGTGGAGAAAAATACGAAGGATGCAACGACTACCTTGTACTTACAAAGCCTGAAGTTATAAAAAATATACATAAAACTTACCTTAAGGCCGGAAGTGACATTATAGAAACAAATACCTTCGGTGCACTTGATATAGTCCTTAAGGATTATGATCTGGAAAATAAGTCATTTGAAATGAATAAAGCCGCCGCTGAAATTGTAAATAAAGCAATTAAGGAATACAGGGAAGAAAATCCTGAAGAAAAGAGAAATCTTTATGTGGCAGGGGCACTGGGACCTTCAAATAAGTCAATAAGTGTCACTGGAGGAGTAACATTCAATGAACTTATACATTCTTACTATACTGCTATTTCCGGATTGCTCGAAGGTGGAGTAGATATAATCCTTTTTGAAACAATTCAGGATACAAGAAATTTAAAGGCGGCATATTTAGGATTTCAGAAGGCTACGTCTGAAAAGTATCCTGTTCCGCTTATGCTTTCATTTACTATTGAAAGTACAGGAACTACTCTTGCTGGACAGACTGCCGATGCATTTTATTATGCAGTAAATCACATGAATCCACTGTCTATTGGGTTAAACTGTGCTACAGGACCTGAGTTTATGACACAGTTCCTGAAAACTCTGAATAACGTTTCTGATACATATATTTCAGTATATCCAAATGCCGGTCTTCCAAATGAGGAAGGTGTGTATGAAGAAACTCCGGATACACTTGCTGCAAAGATAGAGCCTTTTTTCCAGGAAAAACTTTTAAATATAGTTGGTGGATGCTGTGGTACTACTCCACAGTACATAGAAAAAATAAAGGCAAAAAGTATAAACTACGAACCAAGATCAATTAAGGAACATCAGGATACAAAGAACGCAGTCAGTGGGCTTATTACACTGAATCCTCCTGCTGACAGGCCTATTTATGTAGGTGAAAGAACAAATGTAATTGGTTCACGTATATTTAAAAATCTGATTGCAAATGAAAAATTTGATGAAGCAACTGAAGTGGCAAGGCTACAGATAAAGGGAGATGCTGATGTAATCGATATATGTCTTGCAAATCCTGACAGGGATGAAATCAGTGATATGAAATCATTCCTTGAAAAGGTTGCTAAATTTGCAAAAGTACCTATAATGCTTGATTCCACTGACATAAATGTAATAAAGGAAGGACTTACATATCTTCAGGGAAAAGGTATTATAAACTCCATAAACCTTGAAGATGGAGAGAAAAAATTTGCTGATATGTCAGAACTGATTAAAAAATTTGGAGCTTCTGTCGTTGTTGGGCTTATAGATGAAAGTGGAATGGCAGTTTCACTTGAAAGAAAACTTGAAGTTGCAAGAAGAAGCTATAAACTGCTGACAGAAAAATACGGTATTGATGAGAGGGATATAATTTTTGATACACTTGTATTCCCAGTTGCTACCGGAGATCAGAAATATATCGGTTCAGCCACTTCCACTATTGAAGCAATAAGGGAAATTAAAAAGGAAATGCCAAATGTAAAGACGATACTTGGAGTAAGTAATATTTCCTTTGGACTGCCTATTGCAGGAAGGGAAGTTCTGAACAGCTACTATATGCAGAAAGCTTATGAAGCAGGACTTGACTATGCCATTGTAAATACTGAAAAACTGATTAATATGTCAGATATTTCTGATAGGGAAAAAGAACTTTCTGAAGCGCTGCTGTTTAATACAAATGATGACACTGTTGCAGAATTTGTTGCATTTTACCGTGAAAAGAAAGGTGTGGAAAAAAAGGCGGATACAAGTAATATGACTCCTGAGGAGCAAATTGCAAACCTTGTTGTTGAAGGAAGTAAAAAGGATTTAGTTCCTCTGCTTGATAAGCTGCTTGAAAAGTATACTCCGCTTGAAATTATAAATGGACCTTTAATGACAGGAATGGATGAAGTTGGAAGGCTTTTCAATAAAAATGACCTTATTGTTGCTGAAGTTCTTCAAAGTGCTGAAGTAATGAAGGCTTCTGTTTCACATTTGGAACAGTTTATGGAAAAATCTGATTCTGCAACAAAGGGAACTGTTATTATGGCAACTGTTAAGGGAGACGTTCATGATATTGGAAAAAACCTTGTAGGAATAATAATAGGAAATAATGGATACAATGTTATTGACCTTGGAATTAATACCCCTGCAGAAAAAATAAGGGAAGCTATTATAACAGAAAAAGCTGATTTTGTCGGACTTTCAGGACTTCTTGTCAAGTCTGCCGCTGAAATGGTTAATACCGTGGCTGTACTTCGTGATGCAGGAATTAATATTCCTATATTTGTAGGTGGTGCCGCCCTTACAGAAAAATTTACAATAAATAAAATTGAACCTTCATATGAAAATAATATTGTAATTTACTCTAAAGATGCCATGACTGCACTTGCTGACCTTAATAAAATGATTGTACCTGAAAAATTTGAAGAATTTAAGGGATATCTTCAATCAAGAAGGGAACTTATGCTTGTAAAGGATGAAAAAGCTCTTGAAAGACTTAATGTCCGTCAGACTTTTGGAGAATCTGCTGAAACATTTGATTATTCAAAAATAAAAAAACCTGAATATGACTTTGAAAAGATTTACAAGCCTGAAACCCTTAATAAACAAATAATTACAAACATTAATGCTAAAGATGTATTTAAATATATGAATCTTCAAATGCTTATTGGAAAACACCTTGGAATGAAATGGGTTATAAGTGACCTTCTTTCAAAAAAGGATCCTAAAGCCATGAAAATATATAATGAAATTCTTGACATTATAAATCATGGAGATGAATATTTTGATATTAAGGCTGTTTACAAATATTATCCATGTAGAAAAAATGGTGAAAAAATAGAAATTCTTTCTGATGATTTATCAGAAGTTCTGGAAACATTTGAATTTCCAAGACAGACATGGGGGCAGTATTTATCACTTAATGACTACATTCATCCAACAGAAATAGATTATATAGGTATGTTTGTTGCAAGTGCAGGGGAAAAATCCAGAATTGTTTCAAATGAACTGATAAGCAAAGGTGAATTTTACAGAGGCCACCTTGTAAATTCATTGGGACTTGAACTTGCTGAATCTGTAGCTGAATACGTTCATACTATAATGAGAAAAGATGTGGGAATTATAGATAAAGATATAAGTATTGATGATGTTCTGAAGGCTAAATATCAAGGAAACAGATACTCTTTCGGATACCCTGCCTGTCCTGACCTATCCGATCAGGAAAAGCTGTTTGGATTATTAAAGCCTGAAAGATTTGGTATTAAACTTACTGAAGGATATATGATGTATCCTGAAGCTTCTGTAAGTGCTATTGTATTTTCACAGCCTTTCTGTAAATACTTCAATATATAA
- a CDS encoding autotransporter outer membrane beta-barrel domain-containing protein: protein MNISPNEAVRVFTSGNGPMNVTNNANVITIGDNSYGFVLRSGATPERIQANGGTTGLGATTFVSNTPSVTLGNDAVYAYSADSLGTVTNNTAITTTGSNNYGLYSAGNVVNNASGNMNLTSGVGNVGIYSIENGNAKNYATIDIGSSDRDNKYYSIGMAAGYYNENTRHIEQTGTVENHGTINVNNDYGIGMYAVGNGSKAVNYGTINLDGKGTTGMYLDQNATGINYGTIQTSATPSNNEIIRVAYLHEDETVKLGNTSGWYAGAVYNQFKFKDIGGSKENQIMLKSGIFKSVPFDHNNSLNWTISAEGFISRNEMNRKFLVLDEIFNANSHYYAYGAAVKNEISKAFRTSERTSITPYGSLKLEYGRLSKISEKSGQARLEVKENDYYSVRPEVGIQFKYKQPMAVRTTFTTSLNLAYENELGKINDISNRARVNYTTADWYNLRNEKEDRKGNFKADLNFGIENQRFGVTLNTGYDTKVENIRGGIGFRAIY from the coding sequence TTGAATATAAGTCCTAATGAAGCTGTTAGAGTATTTACATCAGGAAACGGTCCTATGAATGTAACAAATAATGCTAACGTAATTACAATCGGTGACAATTCTTATGGATTTGTCTTAAGAAGTGGAGCTACGCCTGAAAGAATACAAGCAAATGGAGGAACTACAGGACTTGGAGCTACTACATTTGTAAGTAATACACCTAGTGTAACGCTGGGAAATGATGCAGTATATGCTTACTCAGCTGATTCTTTGGGAACTGTTACAAATAATACAGCAATAACTACTACAGGTTCAAATAACTACGGATTATACTCAGCAGGAAATGTTGTAAATAATGCTTCAGGAAATATGAATTTAACTTCCGGAGTAGGAAATGTGGGAATTTACAGTATTGAAAATGGAAATGCAAAAAACTATGCAACAATAGATATAGGTTCATCTGACAGAGATAACAAATATTACAGTATTGGTATGGCTGCAGGATACTACAATGAAAACACAAGACATATTGAACAGACAGGAACAGTTGAAAACCATGGTACAATAAATGTAAATAATGATTATGGAATTGGAATGTATGCTGTTGGAAATGGTTCAAAAGCAGTAAACTATGGTACTATTAATCTTGATGGAAAAGGTACAACAGGAATGTATCTTGATCAGAATGCAACAGGAATAAACTACGGTACTATCCAGACTTCTGCCACTCCATCAAACAATGAAATAATTAGAGTCGCTTACCTTCATGAAGATGAAACAGTAAAATTGGGTAATACAAGTGGATGGTATGCAGGAGCTGTATATAATCAGTTTAAATTTAAAGATATCGGTGGATCAAAAGAAAATCAGATAATGCTGAAATCAGGAATATTTAAATCTGTACCATTTGATCATAATAACAGTTTAAACTGGACTATTTCTGCTGAAGGATTTATCTCAAGAAATGAAATGAATAGAAAATTTTTAGTTCTTGATGAAATTTTTAATGCAAATTCTCATTACTATGCATACGGAGCCGCTGTTAAAAATGAAATATCCAAAGCCTTCAGAACAAGTGAAAGAACAAGTATCACTCCATACGGAAGCTTAAAACTTGAATATGGAAGACTGTCTAAAATTAGTGAAAAGAGCGGACAGGCTAGATTGGAAGTTAAAGAAAATGACTACTATTCAGTTAGACCGGAAGTCGGTATTCAGTTCAAATATAAGCAGCCAATGGCTGTAAGAACGACTTTTACTACTTCCTTAAACTTAGCTTATGAAAATGAGCTTGGAAAAATAAATGATATCAGCAATAGAGCAAGAGTAAACTATACTACTGCTGACTGGTATAATCTAAGAAATGAAAAAGAAGATAGAAAAGGTAATTTTAAAGCTGATTTGAATTTTGGAATAGAAAATCAGAGATTTGGTGTAACACTAAATACAGGATATGATACAAAAGTTGAAAATATAAGAGGTGGAATTGGATTTAGAGCAATCTACTAA
- a CDS encoding MliC family protein, whose translation MKASKKVLTVVLGAALIGGLLPVNGYSKPKKGQKSAIQQLQEFFAKEEAVEKKETPAVTSEQEEKPAAEVIKKTFTCGKETITVEYGDGEKAILTDGKGKTHELAITKAASGELYSNKEGVSIHMKGNDGVYTSSSTAEDVSCEISK comes from the coding sequence ATGAAAGCAAGTAAAAAAGTATTAACAGTTGTACTAGGAGCAGCTTTAATTGGAGGTTTATTACCAGTAAACGGTTATTCAAAACCTAAGAAAGGACAAAAATCTGCTATTCAGCAATTACAGGAATTTTTTGCAAAGGAAGAAGCTGTAGAGAAAAAAGAAACTCCTGCTGTAACTTCTGAACAGGAAGAAAAACCTGCTGCTGAAGTTATCAAAAAAACTTTTACATGTGGTAAGGAAACAATTACTGTTGAATATGGTGATGGTGAAAAAGCAATACTTACTGACGGAAAAGGTAAAACACATGAACTGGCTATTACAAAAGCTGCCAGTGGAGAACTTTACAGTAACAAAGAAGGTGTTTCCATTCATATGAAAGGAAACGATGGAGTATACACATCATCTTCTACTGCTGAAGATGTTAGCTGCGAAATAAGCAAATAA
- a CDS encoding RNA-splicing ligase RtcB: MKSKINIVNHAINFDYGIINDVHENTHGLYDEVHLMPDTHRGKDVPVGFVAKVDVEKGVIPNIVGVDIGCGMSVYEIPKLDVENIDWKAFYNHINENIPSGPKLQDKTQKFDFSNLIMQKPKEKIESYSRALGTLGGGNHFIEINSGKDNDYIVVHSGSRKFGLDICKYYNKMLEFDLEAYKNDLNNTPPEERENLKDSIKAKYNKTAHILIGEKAQSYINDMKIAQKFASENRRKMIEKILEFFGYRFNADNFWESVHNYIDFEDMTVRKGATPARKGQKIIVPINMRDGSIIAMGKGNQEWLQSAPHGAGRVMSRSQAKESISLQDYKESMESVKSFTVTENTLDEAPQAYRNIDEIVEATKETMDIIEVIKPIFNFKGLQ, encoded by the coding sequence ATGAAAAGTAAAATTAACATTGTAAATCATGCAATAAATTTTGATTACGGAATAATAAATGATGTTCATGAAAATACACATGGATTGTATGATGAAGTTCATTTAATGCCTGACACTCACAGGGGAAAAGATGTTCCGGTAGGATTTGTTGCCAAAGTGGATGTAGAAAAAGGAGTAATTCCAAATATTGTTGGAGTTGATATTGGTTGCGGAATGAGTGTGTATGAAATTCCAAAGCTGGACGTAGAAAATATTGATTGGAAGGCATTTTACAATCATATAAATGAAAATATTCCATCAGGACCTAAATTACAGGATAAGACCCAAAAATTTGATTTCAGTAATTTAATAATGCAAAAGCCTAAAGAGAAAATAGAATCTTATTCAAGGGCACTTGGAACTTTAGGTGGTGGAAATCATTTTATTGAAATAAATTCCGGTAAGGATAATGACTATATTGTAGTTCATTCAGGATCCAGAAAATTTGGACTGGATATTTGTAAATATTATAACAAAATGCTTGAATTTGACTTGGAAGCCTATAAAAATGACTTAAATAATACACCGCCTGAAGAAAGGGAAAATCTGAAGGACAGTATTAAAGCAAAATATAATAAGACAGCACATATTTTGATAGGAGAAAAGGCTCAAAGTTATATAAACGACATGAAAATAGCTCAAAAATTTGCTAGTGAAAATCGTAGAAAAATGATAGAAAAAATACTTGAATTTTTTGGATACAGATTTAATGCAGATAATTTTTGGGAATCTGTACATAATTATATAGATTTTGAAGACATGACAGTCAGAAAAGGTGCAACCCCTGCAAGAAAAGGGCAGAAAATAATAGTTCCAATAAATATGAGGGACGGTTCCATTATAGCAATGGGAAAAGGTAACCAGGAGTGGCTGCAGTCAGCACCTCATGGAGCAGGACGTGTAATGAGCAGAAGTCAGGCAAAAGAGAGTATATCCCTTCAGGATTACAAAGAGAGCATGGAAAGTGTAAAAAGCTTTACTGTTACGGAAAATACTCTTGATGAAGCACCACAGGCATATAGAAACATTGATGAAATAGTGGAAGCTACAAAAGAAACAATGGACATAATAGAAGTAATAAAGCCAATATTTAACTTTAAAGGTTTACAATAA
- a CDS encoding isoprenylcysteine carboxylmethyltransferase family protein, with protein sequence MKKDRERKLPIFGVGPVYVISCLILTICGLSLDYYGLLESGEVPKAKILLSIIGIIFIICGITLWIKAVLFQRIRDEIKAGHLVTDGVYSIVRNPIYSAFTFIFTGILLFASNLYLLILPFIFWAYLTILMKFTEEKWMKEKFGEEYATYCKKVNRVIPWFRKNTSTISVMIKKK encoded by the coding sequence GTGAAGAAAGATAGAGAAAGAAAATTGCCAATATTTGGAGTTGGTCCAGTATACGTAATAAGTTGTCTTATTCTTACAATATGTGGATTATCGTTGGACTATTATGGCTTACTGGAATCAGGTGAGGTTCCAAAAGCAAAAATATTGCTGTCTATTATAGGCATAATCTTTATTATCTGTGGTATTACTTTATGGATAAAAGCTGTTTTATTTCAAAGAATAAGGGATGAAATAAAAGCTGGTCATTTAGTTACAGATGGTGTGTATTCTATTGTAAGAAATCCAATATATTCTGCCTTCACCTTTATTTTTACAGGAATCTTACTTTTTGCTTCAAATTTGTATTTATTGATATTACCCTTTATCTTTTGGGCTTATTTAACAATATTAATGAAATTTACAGAAGAAAAATGGATGAAGGAAAAATTTGGAGAAGAATATGCAACATATTGTAAAAAGGTAAATCGTGTTATACCTTGGTTTAGGAAGAATACCTCTACAATATCTGTGATGATAAAAAAGAAATAA
- a CDS encoding Abi family protein, with protein sequence MLFKYSVYAENCFKNRLSYVLSKNFGVSEKDYLNINNYISSTYNYGLYKKLRITLSNIENIINSKQTDNPTKFYKNVHNHIPSWILFKNVNFSDCIDLFSFLSKNLKLDVIKFYFDTSIIKEDDSIRLFKNMLTIIRKFRNKIAHNHKFLTYKVPLKYALSQKNLIKINPYQLMRKRDLNKKKTIGQNDIFSFILSLSIIVNNHMLNHNMLSEILLLFQSESNILYKKIDVSKLYIKFSNLPEDFLERISKIDFWSLIQNQIRK encoded by the coding sequence ATTTTATTCAAATATAGTGTTTATGCTGAAAATTGTTTTAAAAATAGACTTTCATATGTCTTAAGTAAAAATTTTGGAGTATCTGAAAAAGATTATTTAAATATAAATAATTACATTTCCAGCACTTATAACTACGGGCTTTATAAAAAATTAAGAATTACTCTATCAAATATAGAAAATATAATTAATTCTAAACAAACTGATAATCCTACAAAATTCTATAAAAATGTCCATAATCATATTCCGTCATGGATATTATTTAAAAATGTAAATTTTTCAGATTGTATAGATTTATTTTCATTTTTATCCAAAAATTTAAAACTAGATGTTATAAAATTTTATTTTGATACATCTATTATAAAAGAAGATGACTCTATTAGATTATTTAAAAATATGTTGACTATTATTAGGAAATTTAGAAACAAAATAGCTCATAATCATAAATTTCTAACATACAAAGTTCCATTAAAATATGCTTTATCACAAAAAAATTTAATCAAAATAAATCCCTATCAATTAATGAGAAAAAGAGACTTAAATAAAAAGAAAACTATTGGACAAAATGATATTTTTTCTTTTATACTTTCACTTTCTATTATTGTTAATAATCATATGCTTAATCATAATATGTTATCAGAAATATTGTTACTATTTCAATCAGAAAGTAATATTTTATATAAAAAAATAGATGTTTCAAAACTTTATATAAAATTTTCCAATTTGCCGGAGGATTTTTTAGAACGTATATCTAAAATTGATTTTTGGTCACTTATTCAAAATCAAATAAGAAAATAA